DNA from Strigops habroptila isolate Jane chromosome 2, bStrHab1.2.pri, whole genome shotgun sequence:
ATAGATCTCCAGTTTACTGCTGATGGACACCATCCCATTGGCGTGGCTGACCTTCTCCTGTGTAGGAGTAGAATTGAACAACTTGTTCCAGGTGATGGTGGGTTCTGGGAGGCCAACAGCATTACAGATGGCTATCAAGTGACCTTCAGAAATATTGTAATGGACAGATGCATCGAGACCTTCCAACACACAAATGAGACAATCCATCACCACAATGAGCACCTGGTCATAGGCAGAGCAAAGCCTATTGGATTCACACTGAGCCCAATGGTATGGGAATGCAAAAAGAGTTCACTGGCTCAGGCTCCCCCCATTATTCAATACCCCTTCCCTTTTACTGGAGTTATATAGCTCAAAAGTTTCACTCAACCTAAAATCccaggttttaaaataatttaagtaaAACCATTTCTTAGTCCATGCTGTTCTATCTGCTAATTCCCTATCAGCGGTAGGGTTTGGCACAGCAGTTCACAGCACCAGGGCTGTACCTGGTACCAAGAAGAAACTGCAACAGGCAGTATTGGTTTGCCCAAGTTCCAGCTGGGACTACTTGGGGGCTTACAAAGAAAGATCCCACTCCTTGCTTTTTAGCTGTTACTTAAACAAGGAGAGCCCAGAGCCAAACCCACCACAACAGGCTTGAATATGACCCCACAGAATCTTGCTCACAGCAGTAATGCTCTGTTTCTATACTATGTGCCACCAAAGGATGCTCCTGCCACTGTGGTTCCTGAGCCCATTCAAGGAAATGGTGTGGGTGAGTAAATAcgccttttttccccactagaGAAACATCCCAGCAGAGAATCTTACCAAAGACACTCAGGCAGGTCTGCCCTGAGAAGGAGCCGTAAGGGAAAGTATTGAAGAGACACATGTAACACCCCGAATCATTCATTCTAGCGTCCCAAAAAGTGATGCTTGTCTCATTGAGTACCAGACTGGTGAAATTCAGTCGGTCTTGATAGGGCTCATGAATCTTTAATCCTTTTGCTGTACTGTATGTAGCTATGTTACTGTGGGATTTTTCAAAGTCCTTTTGCCATGTCACTTGCAGAACATCCTTGGGCTCGGTCAGGGTACAGCTGAGAGTCACGCTGTCGCCCACCTTCACGTTTCTGTGTTCAGCCTGTGGAACCACTGCAATGATACGAAATAGTGAAACAGGCAGATATCATACATATTCAGAAGCTTAATTCTAATTCTAAGGCCTGGATTACCCAACAGATGCAACAAGTCCAACAATTACATATGGCTTCTGCAGTTTTCCCCCACCAAAAAGCCCTTCCTCTGCATCCTCCTCAAGGAGGATCAACGCAAAGTTGAATGTAAGATCAACGAAGTTAAGTTGATTTACATCAACTAAGGCTCTGTCTTTCTTCtaaactgtttaaaagaaaaagatgtacCCCGTTTCTGTACCCATCTCTGCAGACTTCCCACCTCAGTTTTATTAAATCTACTCATGGCTTCCCATTCTCAGCAAAAGTTCAGATTTTGTCTCCTAACAGTCAGAGGAAGATTGAACGCACAAGTGAAGTACACACTAAGCCATTCACAGAAAACTAAACAGCAAAATGGGCTAAAGAATTTCTGGGCTATGTAGCTTCAGAGTTTGCAGAGCATTTCAGAgggagacaaagaaaaaaaaacatatttgtttCTGAGGGGAGGATCTGCTACGAGAAATTGTGAACTCAGGTGAAAAACAGTGTCCAATGTCATTGTAGATATGGGATGCTTCATGTCCCTCCCATCTCCAAATGCTGCTCCAGAAGGTCTTGTCTCACATCTGCCACCTCCATACCTATGTCTCAGCCATCTAACATATGTCAAACGGCACCACCAATCTGCATTTCACCTATTTTTGCCTCTGACTGTTGAAGCCTCAGGAACCCAGAACCAGTTCCCCAACCATTTTCAGGCAGATTTCATAGAATGGTcagggttgaaaaggaccttaaaatcatctattTCCACCCCCTTACCCCCTGTCCacagcagggatgcctcacatgcccaaggctctgtccaacccagccttgaacaccgccagggtTGGAGCATTTACcccttctctggacaacctgttacagtgcctcaccaccctcacagtaaagagcttcttccttgcATCtgtgaagcagttctgggtggggatgtCAGGTTTTAGAGAaagccccttgcttttattCATcctcttactcttttttttattacaagtTCTCAACCTCCTGGAGTAATActcttcttttctgtgtgtacAAGGGGGGatgcttgtggcccctgcacagtttgggaCTGGAACAAGCAGTCCAGCcccctctcagcttccctgacatcttttAGCTACTGACAgtgtcccgcagctcagcccctgctgcaggaggacttCCACCAGGGCGCACTGAGTGCACTTGGTCTATTGTGCAGCCTTTCCTCAAAAGACAAGtg
Protein-coding regions in this window:
- the LOC115601632 gene encoding OX-2 membrane glycoprotein-like — encoded protein: MTFQALVLCLACAGLGKANVVPQAEHRNVKVGDSVTLSCTLTEPKDVLQVTWQKDFEKSHSNIATYSTAKGLKIHEPYQDRLNFTSLVLNETSITFWDARMNDSGCYMCLFNTFPYGSFSGQTCLSVFGLDASVHYNISEGHLIAICNAVGLPEPTITWNKLFNSTPTQEKVSHANGMVSISSKLEIYNVKSIGEQDLTCRVSNMNEKRELPVKMKGEAGSSWLWLPITGGILIVSIVLILITLYWRRRICRRG